A stretch of DNA from Nitrosopumilus zosterae:
CTTTATTGATTTCTACAACAATTTCCTGAATTTTTTGAAGTGTTTCTGATGCTAATGAAAATTGATTATCACTAATTTGTTGTCTAGATAATTCGAATAATTTATCTAGTTCAGAAAAATCGATTGAAGTTTCGTATTTTTCAGCAAGTGATTTTAGATTATTTACATAAACTTGTAATCTTTGAATATCATTTGATGGATCTTTAGCAGTTGATCTTGCAGGATTTGTAGGTGTTTCTTCTGAAATATCTCTAGATGATTTAGCGGCAGCATCATCTGATGTTGATAAATGTCTAGAAATTTCAGTAAATATTTTCATTGCTGAAAGAAAATGCTCCTTTGCTGAAACAGTGTCATTATTTCTAATTGCTTTTTCTAGATAATTGACGTTTTGAATTCCTTCTTCAAATAATCTTTTTATTTCATCTGGGGATTCAGAAGAAATTTGGTTTTGAATTTGGTTTTGTGCACGTTTTGCAAGTTTTAAAAGAATTGATGGATCATCTTGAGCATAAATACTATTTGTTATTCCACCTAGAGCCATACTTGCTACTAAAATCAATAATCCAAAAGTCACTATCGTATTCATTCTTCATCCTCCAATACTTTCTTTAGTTTAACCAGATTTTGTAGATCTTTTTTAGAAATTTCAATTACTCCTTGTCTTTCTAGTCGTTTTACTGCTCTCCACATTGTTGTTCTTGGTTGAAGGAATTTTTTCCGCAAATCACTTTCTAAAACTTGTCCACCATTTTCAGAAATAAATTTTATAATTTCTTTATCATCTTCGCGCATTTCAGGCCTTAGATTGAAAATGGTTTCAGTATCAAGGGAATCAATATTTGTTTCAGATTTAGGAGATTCGTTTTCTAAAATGGACAATGATTGCGTTTGTTTTCTTTTAATTAAAATTATTCCTCCAACTATAGCTGCTGCAATAGATACACCAATAATAGATATTGTAAAAATATCAACGCTAAATTGTTCTGGATCTGTTACTGGCGGGCTTATTACTGGTGGATTTGTAGTTCCAAGAATATAATTAATTTCAGACAAGCCGGTACTTAGTTCTAATTGTGTTTGATCATTTACTATGATCATATTTGATGGCA
This window harbors:
- a CDS encoding helix-turn-helix transcriptional regulator, yielding MNPEIVPIHRKEFLREDGMLFVRTEGIIETMVKAPLIIASFIVVALAMPIQTSFSSTRTLDLILYSDGSVHVSSNLDVDPLNPDFEIKLFGPSIDNFVAVSENGFLLSSEIVDDKVTIDTFGSSSITIDYDIHDLISKEGRVWTFSLDSPTNYSLLMPQNSIIVGMNALPSNMIIVNDQTQLELSTGLSEINYILGTTNPPVISPPVTDPEQFSVDIFTISIIGVSIAAAIVGGIILIKRKQTQSLSILENESPKSETNIDSLDTETIFNLRPEMREDDKEIIKFISENGGQVLESDLRKKFLQPRTTMWRAVKRLERQGVIEISKKDLQNLVKLKKVLEDEE